The following coding sequences are from one Candidatus Borkfalkia ceftriaxoniphila window:
- a CDS encoding carbohydrate ABC transporter permease, with protein MTKENILTGEIPQSEAAQKSKKRANRRKYVYLTVKYAVAAILIVFFMFPYLFMINKSLMSAQELQAGNTHFFPQHFTVSNYTIVKDFWHNILNTLQVVLINGFFAPFTACFCAFPFARHNFKGKKFMFAFVMSTVLLPTAVLMIPQYFLYSQMKLIGKLSSQWIGAFWGGGALNIFLVIQFMRSIPKDVDNAARIDGANEYQIFFLIVFPLCFNVFLYMAIGMVMGLWMDFQGPLLYLGNAEDQYTVGLAFYYFYTSNSNVTANLQNKLMAMCVVMSLVPMALFLIFQKQMIGGIKIGGIKG; from the coding sequence ATGACGAAAGAAAACATTTTGACGGGAGAAATTCCGCAAAGCGAAGCGGCGCAAAAAAGCAAAAAACGCGCGAACCGCAGGAAATATGTTTATCTTACGGTGAAATACGCCGTGGCGGCGATCCTGATCGTATTCTTTATGTTCCCGTATCTGTTCATGATCAACAAGAGCCTCATGTCCGCGCAGGAATTGCAGGCGGGGAACACGCACTTTTTTCCGCAGCATTTCACCGTTTCCAACTATACCATCGTAAAAGATTTCTGGCATAATATCCTCAACACCCTGCAAGTGGTGCTCATCAACGGATTTTTCGCGCCTTTCACCGCTTGCTTTTGCGCCTTTCCGTTCGCGCGGCACAACTTCAAGGGCAAAAAATTTATGTTCGCGTTCGTCATGTCCACCGTCCTTTTGCCGACGGCGGTCCTGATGATCCCGCAATATTTTCTCTATTCGCAGATGAAACTCATCGGCAAACTCTCCTCGCAGTGGATCGGCGCGTTCTGGGGCGGCGGCGCGCTCAATATTTTTCTGGTCATCCAGTTCATGCGCTCGATCCCCAAGGACGTGGACAACGCCGCCCGCATCGACGGCGCGAACGAATATCAGATCTTTTTTCTCATCGTGTTCCCCCTGTGCTTCAACGTCTTTTTGTATATGGCGATCGGCATGGTCATGGGGCTTTGGATGGACTTTCAGGGGCCGCTTCTGTATCTGGGCAATGCCGAGGATCAATACACGGTGGGGCTTGCTTTCTACTACTTTTATACCAGCAATTCCAACGTGACGGCGAATTTGCAGAATAAACTGATGGCGATGTGCGTCGTCATGTCCCTCGTGCCCATGGCGCTGTTTCTCATCTTCCAGAAACAGATGATCGGCGGCATCAAGATCGGCGGCATCAAAGGTTAA